The following are encoded together in the Eriocheir sinensis breed Jianghai 21 chromosome 28, ASM2467909v1, whole genome shotgun sequence genome:
- the LOC127004486 gene encoding protein abrupt-like, with protein sequence MLSAASDSLPIGITGEEDGEMVRNGDERNKMDVRRYELRWTHHQSTVVAEVGSLYRDAALVDVTLACEDQRTYQAHKLVLSACSQYFQGLFSRHSAHQHPIIFLKDVSGDECEALLTYMYRGEVSVSHDQIHRILRVANSLQVRGLADMEPSSSRPSSPAGDRGGHCPSSSPSPSTGPPTKCATPVSEPHSPNPPPLVNPQISIGASSHPTLSHPHPTSDPSPSPVRHPSVTAGAALTAAAIAAARPPQGPPPHPMHPDYHPYSLLPHRPYDLPGASGPSLLSVSEADINRDDLPKCPPGALARSPYSSLRVKPDLGGNNWDSPVDVTGVSPLPLGDPSRPPYPLSTAIFGSFLQHDPHPTASQPPYGRMFPISTLSPSAGPAQHDGE encoded by the exons ATGAGAGAAATAAGATGGATGTGAGGCGGTATGAGCTGCGGTGGACACACCACCAGTCCActgtggtggcggaggtggggtcGCTGTACAGAGATGCCGCCTTGGTGGACGTCACTCTAGCCTGCGAGGACCAGCGGACCTACCAGGCTCACAAGCTGGTCCTCTCGGCATGCTCACAATACTTCCAG GGTCTGTTCTCCCGACACTCGGCACACCAGCACCCAATCATCTTCCTCAAGGACGTGAGCGGAGATGAGTGCGAGGCGCTGCTCACCTACATGTACCGCGGGGAGGTGTCCGTCAGCCATGACCAGATACATCGCATCCTTCGTGTCGCCAACTCTCTCCAG GTCCGAGGGTTGGCAGACATGGAGCCGTCATCCTCCCGGCCATCCTCCCCAGCTGGAGATAGAGGTGGTCACTGcccatcatcctccccctcccccagcacaGGACCCCCCACCAAATGTGCCACCCCAGTTAGTGAGCCCCACTCCCCAAACCCTCCCCCACTAGTAAACCCTCAAATTTCTATTGGAGCCTCCAGTCACCCAACTCTATCTCACCCTCACCCCACCTcagacccctctccctccccagtaAGGCACCCATCAGTAACGGCAGGTGCTGCactaacagcagcagcaatagcagCTGCCCGACCCCCTCAAggaccccctccccaccccatgcATCCAGACTACCATCCGTACTCCTTGTTACCCCACCGACCATATGATCTCCCAGGAGCATCAGGCCCCTCACTCTTGTCTGTCAGTGAGGCAGACATCAATAGAGATGATCTTCCAAAATGCCCACCAGGTGCTTTGGCAAGATCACCTTACTCCTCTTTG CGTGTCAAGCCAGACTTGGGCGGCAATAACTGGGACAGTCCAGTGGATGTAACGGGTGTGTCTCCGCTGCCTCTAGGGGATCCCTCGCGGCCCCCTTACCCACTCTCTACAGCCATCTTTGGTAGTTTTCTTCAGCACGATCCTCATCCAACCGCCTCACAACCACCATATGGG AGAATGTTCCCAATAAGCACCCTCTCTCCGTCGGCTGGACCGGCTCAGCACGACGGGGAATGA